The Leptolyngbya sp. SIO1E4 genome includes a window with the following:
- a CDS encoding ParG translates to MLSATMCVALTGMMADKIVAIRVQMPNTLRAKFKAQCALKDKSMNEVVVELIEQWLSESEDPVA, encoded by the coding sequence ATGCTGTCAGCAACAATGTGTGTTGCACTAACTGGAATGATGGCAGACAAGATTGTTGCGATTCGGGTTCAGATGCCTAATACCCTGCGAGCAAAATTCAAAGCGCAGTGTGCCTTGAAAGACAAGAGCATGAACGAAGTGGTCGTTGAACTGATCGAACAGTGGCTCTCCGAGAGTGAAGACCCCGTAGCGTGA
- a CDS encoding DUF697 domain-containing protein: MNQKILTVAANPKTTPHLRLDQEVRAIDEGLKRSRNRDQFGLESKWAVQTEDLRRALLDEEPKYVHFCGHGSGEEGILLEDESGYPKFVKAEALANLFKLFSNQTECVILNACYSEIQAEAISQHIRYVIGMKQAVGDQAAIKFTTGFYDAIGAGRTIEDAFEFGKNAIGLENLPGELIPVIKKKQPKMKLPSSELQAKLVDYQQAIQAFKEILTEDDIAKIQKVIDRLEQRTISISAFGVTGSGKSALLNSLLGFDNDKPEECPFKVDAQINEWSNAAAIRNGQRWRGIDDIELVIYDTPGIGGDLVEHQNIASEIANVSDVILFVSKDQVAQVYKPALDLILAASKPTIAVINQIDKLRDSEIVARRKHLLQNYPIKEDMIILAAGHPAQGSPIIRDLTEKIIFLIEAEGTALIEKTIQAELMKGSASAKEILEERMRKARERIEKERYQQEATIAAAKENADNLIDGYAKTAAGAAAIIPLAVDALTDTVISGRMLFHIAETYGKTLDFRTTTNLVKELITAFLSILFGSGATYAVWLSLSQAARSNPFTYMAGMAADGIFSYFVVKAIGSVFSVYCANDLSWGNQQSAKRALQDFVKENIDKMFLDKLPKSMRKSVKDLLKFDEI, from the coding sequence ATGAATCAAAAGATCCTGACTGTGGCTGCAAATCCAAAGACTACTCCACATTTGAGGCTAGACCAAGAGGTGCGGGCGATCGATGAAGGATTAAAGCGTTCCAGAAACCGTGATCAATTTGGATTAGAAAGCAAGTGGGCAGTGCAAACTGAAGATTTGAGACGTGCCCTACTTGATGAGGAACCTAAATACGTACATTTTTGTGGACATGGATCTGGCGAAGAAGGAATTCTTCTGGAAGATGAATCAGGCTATCCCAAATTCGTCAAAGCAGAAGCATTAGCAAATCTTTTCAAGCTTTTTTCCAATCAAACTGAGTGCGTAATTTTAAATGCTTGCTATTCAGAAATTCAAGCTGAGGCAATCAGCCAACATATTAGATATGTAATTGGAATGAAGCAAGCAGTTGGCGATCAAGCTGCCATTAAGTTTACAACTGGGTTTTATGACGCCATAGGAGCGGGAAGAACAATAGAAGATGCATTTGAGTTCGGGAAGAACGCTATCGGTTTAGAGAACTTACCAGGAGAGTTAATCCCAGTCATCAAAAAAAAACAACCTAAGATGAAACTACCTTCCAGTGAACTCCAAGCTAAGTTAGTTGACTATCAGCAAGCTATACAAGCTTTCAAGGAAATTTTGACTGAGGATGACATTGCAAAAATCCAGAAAGTTATTGACCGTCTCGAACAGCGAACCATCTCAATTTCCGCTTTTGGGGTGACTGGATCCGGTAAGTCGGCCTTGCTCAATTCACTTCTTGGCTTTGACAACGATAAGCCTGAAGAATGCCCATTTAAAGTTGATGCACAAATTAACGAGTGGTCAAATGCTGCTGCTATTAGAAATGGGCAAAGGTGGAGAGGCATTGATGATATTGAACTGGTTATTTATGATACTCCAGGAATTGGCGGTGATTTGGTCGAACATCAGAATATCGCAAGTGAAATTGCAAATGTATCAGATGTTATTCTTTTTGTTTCAAAAGATCAGGTCGCACAAGTATATAAACCAGCGTTAGATCTAATTCTTGCAGCAAGTAAACCAACTATTGCGGTTATCAATCAAATTGACAAACTAAGAGATAGTGAAATTGTAGCAAGAAGAAAACATCTTTTACAAAATTATCCTATCAAAGAAGATATGATTATTTTAGCTGCCGGCCATCCGGCTCAAGGTTCTCCAATTATTAGAGATCTTACTGAAAAAATTATTTTTTTGATCGAGGCCGAAGGTACTGCTTTAATCGAGAAGACTATTCAAGCAGAGTTGATGAAAGGTTCAGCTAGTGCAAAAGAGATCCTTGAAGAGAGGATGAGAAAAGCCAGAGAGCGTATTGAAAAAGAACGTTATCAACAAGAAGCAACAATCGCTGCTGCCAAAGAGAATGCAGATAATTTGATTGATGGTTATGCTAAGACTGCAGCCGGAGCTGCAGCTATTATCCCATTAGCCGTTGATGCGCTAACTGATACTGTGATTTCAGGTAGGATGCTTTTCCATATTGCTGAGACATATGGAAAGACGCTTGACTTTAGAACTACTACGAATCTTGTAAAGGAACTTATTACAGCATTTTTATCTATTCTTTTCGGTTCCGGAGCAACTTACGCTGTTTGGCTGTCTCTCAGTCAAGCGGCAAGAAGCAATCCGTTTACATACATGGCAGGCATGGCAGCAGATGGAATTTTCAGCTATTTCGTTGTAAAAGCTATAGGCAGTGTCTTTAGTGTTTATTGTGCAAATGATCTTTCGTGGGGAAATCAACAAAGCGCCAAGCGTGCGCTCCAGGATTTCGTCAAGGAAAATATTGACAAGATGTTTCTGGATAAGTTGCCTAAAAGTATGAGAAAGTCAGTAAAAGATCTTCTAAAATTTGATGAGATTTAA